A genome region from Arachis duranensis cultivar V14167 chromosome 6, aradu.V14167.gnm2.J7QH, whole genome shotgun sequence includes the following:
- the LOC107494378 gene encoding protein RRP6-like 2 has translation MNVDRYLKELSGSSQRIPTEQSFHHFYLNFDEFKRPIDEIARRSQSMLESIGVTTHAWNTGVDFPSDIDDAYEWVVDMNDELLEWFDESVSEVRKAREEDEEFEEVELENGFGLVRVKKEGAGVGKKKVEAAGTTETTKPKVSFHLATVRKPQDVYDIVVNNTNVPFEHIWLEKSEDDQRFIHPLEKHSYLEFVDKNLEGLMPMKPPAMECTPFKLVEDVKGLKELAAKLRAADEFAVDLEHNQYRSFQGLTCLMQISTRTEDFIVDTLKLRVHVGPYLREVFKDPTKKKVLHGADRDIVWLQRDFGIYVCNMFDTGQASRVLKLERFSLQYLLLHLCGVTANKEYQNADWRQRPLPDVMIRYGREDTHYLLYIYDQLRIKLFALSKESESSENPLVEVYKRSYDVCMQLYEKELLTEDSYLHIYGLLGAGFNAQQLAVVSGLNEWRDILARSEDESTGFILPNKVLLEIAKQMPVTISGLRRLTSSKLPYVDHNLDVIVNIVRHAIQNAAPFEEAALRLKETYAAKMKEARLKAAQEASVVDTAPVEDGVEASHLLDFEHTPEEESTVIDNSTCVNISETLPFSYDLKEDCSQHEDMNGQVKIKSSCLTLELPQVVGGPIDAIADALSGDSASRNRLNPNEKVKEEIKLDRIRMSVKLEPVSAAVSADTVMIDSSIDSGCMTQNNLLGSE, from the exons ATGAACGTCGACCGCTACCTAAAGGAGCTCTCCGGCTCTTCCCAGCGAATCCCGACGGAGCAGAGCTTCCACCATTTCTACCTCAACTTCGACGAATTCAAGCGCCCGATCGACGAAATCGCACGTCGCTCGCAGTCGATGCTGGAGAGCATCGGCGTCACCACGCATGCATGGAACACCGGCGTGGATTTCCCGTCCGACATCGACGATGCTTACGAGTGGGTGGTTGACATGAACGATGAGCTCTTGGAATGGTTTGACGAGTCAGTGAGCGAGGTTCGGAAGGCGAGGGAGGAGGACGAGGAGTTCGAGGAGGTGGAGCTGGAGAACGGGTTCGGGTTGGTTCGAGTCAAGAAGGAGGGAGCTGGTGTTGGGAAGAAGAAGGTGGAAGCAGCGGGGACTACGGAAACGACGAAGCCGAAGGTGTCGTTTCACTTAGCCACGGTTAGGAAGCCTCAGGACGTGTACGACATTGTCGTTAACAACACCAACGTGCCGTTTGAGCATATTTGGTTGGAGAAGAGTGAGGATGATCAGAGGTTCATTCATCCTTTG GAGAAACACTCTTATTTGGAGTTTGTTGATAAAAATCTTGAGGGTTTAATGCCAATGAAGCCTCCTGCAATGGAATGCACTCCTTTCAAGCTAGTGGAGGACGTCAAAGGATTGAAGGAATTGGCTGCGAAGCTGCGTGCTGCTGATGAATTTGCG GTGGATTTGGAACATAATCAATATCGTTCATTCCAAGGTTTGACTTGCTTGATGCAAATCTCAACCAGGACTGAGGATTTTATTGTAGATACTTTAAAGCTCCGTGTCCATGTTGGGCCTTATCTGCGTGAAGTCTTTAAGGACCCTACAAAGAAGAAG GTCTTGCATGGAGCAGATCGAGATATTGTGTGGTTGCAACGGGATTTTGGAATATATGTTTGTAATATGTTTGACACGGGCCAG GCTTCTAGGGTGTTAAAATTGGAGAGATTTAGTTTGCAATATCTTTTACTACACTTGTGTGGGGTTACTGCAAACAAAGA ATACCAGAATGCAGATTGGAGACAACGCCCTCTTCCTGATGTTATGATAAG ATATGGCAGAGAAGATACACACTATCTGCTGTATATATATGACCAACTGAGAATCAAGTTATTTGCTTTGTCCAAGGAATCTGAAAGTTCTGAAAATCCTCTGGTGGAG GTTTACAAGCGTAGTTATGATGTCTGCATGCAACTATATGAGAAAGAGCTTCTAACAGAAGACTCGTACCTTCATATATATGG GTTGCTGGGGGCTGGTTTTAATGCTCAGCAGCTTGCTGTTGTTTCA GGGCTTAATGAATGGCGGGACATTTTGGCTCGTTCAGAAGATGAGAGTACTGGCTTTATTTTACCAAATAAAGTACTTCTTGAAATAG CAAAGCAGATGCCTGTTACTATAAGCGGTCTTCGGCGATTGACATCATCAAAGCTCCCATATGTTGATCACAATCTTGATGTCATTGTCAACATTGTCAGACATGCCATTCAAAATGCTGCTCCTTTTGAAGAAGCGGCACTACGCTTGAAAGAAACATATGCTGCAAAAATGAAGGAAGCAAGATTGAAAGCAGCACAAGAAGCAAGT GTCGTAGATACTGCTCCTGTTGAAGATGGAGTAGAAGCTTCTCATCTGCTAGATTTTGAACATACACCCGAAGAAGAAAGTACTGTCATTGATAATTCAACCTGTGTTAATATCTCAGAGACCCTTCCATTTTCTTATGATCTGAAGGAGGATTGCTCTCAGCATGAAGATATGAATGGACAAGTAAAAATTAAATCCAGTTGTCTAACTTTAGAGCTTCCACAG GTAGTAGGAGGGCCTATTGATGCTATTGCTGATGCTTTGTCAGGCGATTCAGCTTCAAGAAATAGGCTTAATCCTAATGAGAAG GTCAAggaagagatcaagctagatCGCATTAGGATGTCAGTCAAGCTGGAGCCAGTTTCCGCTGCTGTGTCGGCTGATACAGTGATGATAGACTCCAGTATAGATTCCGGCTGTATGACTCAGAACAACCTATTAGGCTCTGAATGA